The genomic DNA tttttttttcttcttccttttatgaaaattcactaaataaaaaattcatttaaagTTAATGTTGAACTTGAAgttaattcttcttttttctttttttttatacgtaatataatgataaggtaatttaattaaaacatatcCAAGTGAAcaataatggaaaaataaaaataaataaataatgtatatctatatatatacatacatatatacatcatacatacatcatgaatacatttaaacagaataaaaaaggaatatgaACGTGtacactaaaaaaaaagaaatattaaaaaataactgCAGCACGTTAAAGACAAGTCATCTTCTTctaaattttcttcttttatgtttttgaAAGTCCCTTCTTGTCCTACTTTTTATCtgaaaaatggtaaaagGGGGTTTTCGTTTACAGTGCATTAAATTGTACAAATTTACATATGTGCGTCTtcctgtatatatatgtatgcatatgtctgcatgtgtatatatgtatctataTGTAAGTGCATATATTCAAATGCTTGTGCttgcttttatatatatatatatatatagaaggAGACACTGTAACAGATGCACAGAATTGCATATACAGAAGTATGGTGTCGTCAATTTtctattgaaaaaaaatggaaagaacATAATGTGACATaccataaaataaaattactttatactgtacatatatacaatatatttcgcatatatttacatttcattcaaaaacaaaattaaacgAAACTGTCTGCACATAggtttattaaaatttatattttacatattcattaaatataataattacattaCTTCTTATACATTTGTTGGTTCACACAtgtaatgttaataataaaaatacaaaatttcatggataaatttataaaaaaagcattttcttcaattttagcaaatgttatattatgtagatacaaaaaaaaaaaaaataaaaattagcTACTTTTGGactattcataatatttttgctgTTCCAGtgttttaccttttttttttttttttttctttttaactttttacgcgttcgtataattttttcttctattgaACCTTCTTTTTGTAATGAATATTCATCTTCTTTTAAAGACATTTTTTGaaactatttaaaaaaggaaaacagaAGTAAATATGCATTTAACTGTAAAATATCTATTGGCTTAAATATAagccttatatatataaaataggcCATGTTTGAAAAgaatatgcatatgcatatatatatatatatatagatatataactatatacattaagatataaaaatataaaataatatatatatagatataaatgaATGTGTACTAaagtatacatttattaggTTTTCTTCAAACGCTTTATCAAAGAAGTTCGcttctttattaattaaacgccactaataaattaaaaaaaatatatatattagtattaaAATGGAATCTAGTATTATACTGTTATActgtatttgtatttaagtgacaaaaaggaaattcGTTTAGGGGGAAAatgaattttaattaaaaaaaaaatatatataagtaaattttaaaataacagcaaataaaaattataatagatATTTGCGTTCTATATTAAAAAGCAGCGGTGTGTTAGTTttccttaaaatttttcttctttaagTGTACTTTTAAAGAcggtttattttttaattgtgtATTTGCAACATTATGTTGAACATTCCTTTTATTTGTGTTACTGTTTTTACCCATTTGgttaaattacaaaatacagctttttcttttttttctttttttttctatttcaattttaacttttactttttctaaaaaaaaaagtcttttattttcttataaatgaaaagtttattttattagcaataaataattccttgtatatatatttacttacaAAATAGTAtgatgtatgtatatatatacatatacatatgtaaatggtatataaaataaaatacaccatatataaatagtaatacttttcttttttaaagcaaacattattttttttcatttataaaaataaaagtaaaaataaaaaacacagttaatattattacattttcaaaaaagaaatataaacattataatgtagataataatatatggggaaaaaaaaaaaaattgttattgAACATTCGATaattctcaaaaaaaaaatacatatatataattctacataaaatgaataaaagtttaaaatTTCTCATTTACTTTTCTTCACTATTTAAatctaaatttaaattttcagtaattcctttttattctgtttattttgttttattgtgtttgttttattttgttttattttggtttattttgttttattttgttttattttgatttattttgttttattttgatttattttgatttattttgttttatttttgttttatttttattttattttattttgttttattttgttttattttttttttatttttttttatttttatttttatttattttttttgggctctaaatttttttcaacacTGCTTTCAATTTTGATTCCCTGCATGTTTTTCAAATCCCAGAAATTCATTTAACCAATTTCTCACTGAGAtacttcaaatttttttatcttaaaaaaattaaaaatacatatatatatgcttatgtaGTAGACTGTGTATCATAAGAAAGATTTTAAATATGCTTACTtgacaatatatatatatatatgtacatatttatacatcaAATGTAATCTTTTTGAAAGaaacaataatttttgtatgtttgtaAATACAAAGTatcatatgtataaaaatatggttATTTCACAatattacgtatatatatcatcTTATGGATACGCCTTTTAGACAAATTTTaccatttcctttttttttaaaacatctTGGCTCAAAAGCCTTATATCTTGTTTTAGCATTTCGACCGTTGATaaacttcttttattttttaatttataagaatcatttatttgattcatttttaataacatcTTTTTATAAGATACttcttttatctttttttcttgtagTGCGctcctttaaaaaaaaaaaataataaaaaaaaaatttaaaaacataCGCATAATTTTACAGGTGTAATTGAACATTcgtctttttaaaaaaaaatatgaacaaagaaaaagaataatagtaaatatatagCAGTGAATAACCAAATAGTGAACAAGTGAACTACGTAAATACTAACTTAACACCTTATACAATTAACCaattaagtataatatataaatgttaattACGAAGCAAACGGTAAACAGGGGGtggagaaaaaaagaaaaaagaaaaaaaataataaaaaattttctactTAAGTTCTTTAATGTAGCATTCCTTTCCGCTAATAAGTGCATGACTTTTTTTCGATTCTTTTTGATAGTAATTTTCTTTCAATTTGcaattatttcttaaatcGTTGAAGCTATCAGAAAATATTAAGGacgtttttcatttaatatgtttaattatagatatattacTGTATATAATGTGTCCAATCACATAtgtctatttaaaaaattacatcgGAAACATGTAAATATTCCCATTCtttatgtgtgtgtatggaATTATTGTCAAACATTGATATGCTTATAAAGCCATATACacatctatctatatatatgtaaacatataaGTATGTTTGTACGTGCCTATGTGTGAAATTGACTCAGCATTTTCTAGGTACaatatatttgcatacaCCATCAAACATACGTAAATTCATTTGCTCGTATTAAAAGGTTTTCTACCGTCAACTGTaagtaatataatttgtattacgtaatatatatatatatatatatacgcatgctgtattttcttttttttttctttttacaatTTAAGTAACAAGGCTCCGATAAATTCGTTCTTTTTAAGGACATTCGTATTATATTCTTCCTTAATGTTgcttatttctttatatacaGTTATTAGCTCATTacttatcatatttttaatcttCTCCTGGGTATTCAATTGTGTTATATTTAAGCTTTGCTGAAAAGGACAAAACGAAAACcgcaaatatatgtataaaagtTTAAGATCAGAAATGTGTTAACAGTTCAATATGtgcctatatatatacacgcatatatatatatatacagatgtatatataaacatatgtatatgtatgattTTATACGGCTTTATTTGTAgctgtattaatatatttcgcATTTCTAATTTCAAATGTACAACATGACTGGTGTTCTAGCTtgttctcatttttttcttttttgaatatGCCTAATGGAAATCTCTtgatttgttatatatatggtaGCTCATTTATTTAAACCCCTTTTTTTGGTCATCAATTtgtgtcttttttttttataacatacatatttttctatgTGCACACGCGTtatatgtgttatatatgttatatacatGATATACACATCTTGCAcatgcacatgtacatattttaattattttatttattattattgatgttacttataatttataatatacaaattttattttttttttttttcttgcctATATTGAATACCTTATCCATTTCACACAAGTGGTCTAAAAAATTAGTGTTCGGTTTAACACTTCCTTTTTCTGATGAAAAGTCTATATCATTGTTTCCTGAGTCTTGCAGTGACGCTGCATAATTACATTCCTTCATCAGCGAATCTTCTGTATTATCCTTATTAAAAGGggaattatctttttttgaGTTAGTCATAGAATTgttaaattcatatataccaTCTCCtgtccattttttttccttttgtagTTTTTCTACCTCAGTTTTTAATGAACTAATTTCTAAATCTCTACTTTTTAATAGTTTTTTGTActtttctatttctattaatttcttatttaaatattcctTAATCGAGTCTACATTACTTTTAACTGAGCTATTCTGAAGAGTATTATctaataaaggaaaataatctGTCAATTTAGTTGAATTGTCcttcatatttttgttacGCGAATGATTATTACTACTTTCAAAGTGTAAGgcacaaatatttttagttGAATCGTTTAATTCTATTTCATTGTAATCCGGTTCATTCATATGATAATCTAATAAGGCACAATTTTTGGAATTACTCAGTTCGTTCCTAAGATTCTCTAAATTGTCCATATCTGCTTTGCATATATTGTTACTTTTTGCCAATTCATAAAGATCAGTATCATCATTCATTCTTtcaaaatgttttaatgaaTTTGTGCCTAGAATATTTGCCATTTCTGAATTATACatactgtttttttttgcggaatgtttattattatgttctaTATCTTTTAGGGAATActcttctatttctttttccttgCTTAGTATAAtcatttcttttacttttaattcTTCCTCTCTTTTATTAAGCTGTTCTTCCTTAAGCTCtataatttctatttttctcGAAATATCTtcctttaatatatttaattcatttaattcattttgaaatttagctttttcatcattcattttttcttctctatCTAATAGTAATTCCTCTCTTTCTactaattccttttttagcATTATCATTACGCTATTCTTAGTGTTAATATTATCTTCTTCATTATTCGATGCTACTTCGTTAGTGAACTCATTTCCGTAATTTTGCTGCGTATGTCTTCTTTGCATGTCGAtactgtttttattatttatgccATCTTTTACAGAATATTTCTTACTACCTAGACGAGATAAAATGCTGTGTCTTCTTTCTTTTGATGATAAATTATTCATGTTATTAATACTTGCATTTTCCATATGTTCTGTTGAGATTCTATCTAAAGTTAAGTGTAGgtcattttcatttcttttctttgttatattattattttttaaactttccgaattttctaaattttttaagctTTGTAAATTtcctaaattttttaagctTTGTAAATTtcctaaattttttaagctTTGTAAATTtcctaaattttttaagctttgcaaatttttaaaactttttaaattttccaaATTCTGGTTATTCAAAACAAATGAGTCAGGTACCTTTCCTATATTCACTGGATTTTCCACACCATCAATATGTTCACTTATTCCGTCATCTCCCTCTTCCAcctctttttcattttctctatttttttttttcatggcATGTTCTTCACTTTTCATTAGGTCAATTCTTTCCTCTAAACAATTCTTTTCATCAAGCATTTGGATTAGCTCTTCTTCAATTAAAGTGCATCTCTTCtgtatcatattttttttttcattcagtaaaatattttcattttctacttccttctttttttcattcagtaaaatattttcattttctacttccttctttttttcttccaggaaaatgttttcattctccatttcctttttcttctgATCTAGTTGCACCCGTTCATCTTCCACATTCTTCCTCTTTTCATCCAGCTGAACCCGTTCATCTTCCGCTTCCCTTCTCTTTTCATCCATCTGAACTCGTTCATCTTccatttcctttttcttctcaTCCAGTCGCACCTGTTCCTCTTCCATCTCTTTCCTCCTTTCATTCAATAAGTTAGTTTCCTCTTcaatttccttatttttcctttttatcaaATCATTTTGGTCTTCTATTtctttcctattttttaGCAGTAACGAATTTTCCTGTTCCAAGtccttctttttcatttttattaactctTTTTCAAgctctatttcttttttcttcgttTCAATATCGTTCATATCATTTTctaattcttttttgttttgttcgtttatttgttttattttatgaagtCTTACACTCTCATCAACAATTTGTTGAGAGCAGTCCCCTAACTTTTTCTCTTCTAATTTAAGAATCGACTTGCTCCTGTAAAatttattgtaaatattatCTTCATTTCCAAAACTGTCATGTGATAAATGAACTTCATTAAGAATGTCttcttctcttttcttttttagtaaagaatatttttgttttaattcaTCATATTGTAAttctaatttaatatttttctctttttcgcTTTTAATtacactttttaaatattctaatGTATCTTCTTGTTCACTACAATTTTGGaatatatttgattttttgaCCTTTAGTACCAGATCATCACCTATTCcctctatttttaaaagttcgTTTTTCACGTGTTCATTATTATGTAGACTATTTAAATGAAAGCAGCTTCCTCTATCTTCACCTGAGTCATATGTGGTATTGTTGCTACAAATGTTGTTACCACTGCCGTTGTTGCTGCTGATGTTGTAACTACTTCTGTTGTTGCTACCGCTAATATTATGACTGCCCTTCCTATTGCGGCTGTTGTAAAATGACAGAGTAGAATACAAACTCGTTCTTTTATTATCCGATGTATGCATAAGCGTGTTGTTATGGTTGCTAGCGTATTTGTTACCATATGGCAATTCGTTCATGCATTTGagattatatatgtttttgcCTTCAGCTGACTGTAAATAcctatttataaaattataaaattcatttttaatattttctaagCATCTTTGTCTAACGTTTGTTTcgatactaaaaaaaaattttttcgtGTACTCATCAACCATAATAAACTCATTCAATAAATTGAAGAGATcgtgaaaaattattttatagaaattatctttttttatctcaCTTCGCTTTACATAATCAATTACGTTGCGGTACGACGAATCGAACAGTGATCTTATATAgtcatttttaattcttatagtttctttaatatttttcaagttTAGGTGCATCTTTGaaattatatcttttatgttatgaataaaatttgtattaaCCTCTCTAGTTGTATTAAAATGTTGATAAGTTAAAGTTCTTCTCAtcttatcattatcattatcacgATTAAATATTTCCAATTCTTCAAAATTGCTTTTATTTCCAACATTTCTtctttcattaatatttgaattaaaactatttttttcattttttacttttcttccataattattattttctttttttgttctgtCTATTGATTcacttctttcttttctttttttcttttttttacctcCTATAGATTTATTTGTGGAAAttgctccttttttttttctaatatttttcttcctcttttcGATGAAGTAACTATCACTTAATGCTACAGAATTATTTCTTatgatcttttttttcccttctctttgttggtttttttttttgccttcaCGTTTAGGACTAgagatataattttttttctttatctttcGTATGCCTTCATCTGCGTTACCATTATCATACACTTCTTTGTCATCATGCATTTCTTCTTCCCCATCATCATACTCATCTTCTTCCTCATCGTCatattcttcttcttcctcatCGTCATaatcttcttcttcctcatCATCATaatcttcttcttcctcatCGTCATaatcttcttcttcttcctcgTTATCATCCTCTTCCACCTCTTCATTTTCGTCCGTCAGATCC from Plasmodium brasilianum strain Bolivian I chromosome 10, whole genome shotgun sequence includes the following:
- a CDS encoding hypothetical protein (conserved Plasmodium protein), with the translated sequence MGKNSNTNKRNVQHNVANTQLKNKPSLKWRLINKEANFFDKAFEENLINFQKMSLKEDEYSLQKEGSIEEKIIRTRKKLKRKKKKKKVKHWNSKNIMNSPKIKSRTRRDFQKHKRRKFRRR